A stretch of Arachis hypogaea cultivar Tifrunner chromosome 15, arahy.Tifrunner.gnm2.J5K5, whole genome shotgun sequence DNA encodes these proteins:
- the LOC112750125 gene encoding 5-formyltetrahydrofolate cyclo-ligase, mitochondrial isoform X2, which produces MLRFRTSGNVDIMVHAAKLVFINHLRTVASPSSCSANLRPPSTSTSTRSMNTSFDPQLHHLFQQKHSLRSKVRTSLKNMDPILKSQQDDAIQRVVLEAPWFKNSSNICAYISCDALREVDTSRIVSNILSNYKTEDQGHVQMKKRLYLPRVEDKNSNMKMLKVSSYDDLVLSSMNILEPTLVDSSGNPREDVMQATDPVDLFIVPGLAFDKFGGRLGRSGGYYDMFLKNYQELIKKKNWKQPLLVALSYSLQIIENERIPTTPYDVPVDALVTASGFIPISSVAFKYCH; this is translated from the exons ATGCTCCGATTCCGAACAAGTGGCAACGTAGATATCATGGTGCACGCCGCCAAGCTTGTTTTCATCAACCACCTGCGCACCGTAGCATCACCTTCCTCTTGCTCTGCTAATCTGCGCCCTCCCTCTACCTCTACCTCTACCCGCTCCATGAACACCAGCTTCGATCCTCAGCTCCATCACCTTTTCCAGCAGAAGCATTCTCTTCGATCCAAAGTACGCACAAGCCTCAAAAACATGGATCCCATTCTCAAGTCCCAACAAG ATGATGCCATTCAGAGGGTTGTTTTAGAAGCTCCATGGTTCAAGAATAGTAGCAATATATGTGCTTATATAAGTTGTGATGCTTTACGAGAAGTGGATACGTCAAGAATTGTgtcaaatatcttatctaactatAAAACAG AGGATCAGGGTCATGTACAGATGAAGAAAAGGCTTTATTTACCACGTGTAGAGGACAAAAATAGCAACATGAAGATGCTTAAGGTATCAAGTTATGATGATCTGGTTCTGAGCTCAATGAACATTTTGGAGCCAACTTTGGTCGATTCCAGTGGGAATCCACGTGAAGATG TTATGCAAGCAACTGATCCAGTTGATTTGTTCATCGTACCAG GccttgcatttgacaaatttggAGGACGTCTGGGCCGCAGTGGTGG TTACTATGATATGTTCCTCAAAAATTACCAAGAGCTCATTAAGAAGAAGAATTGGAAGCAGCCTCTACTTG TTGCGCTGTCATACTCTCTACAAATAATAGAGAATGAGCGAATACCTACCACTCCCTACGATGTTCCTGTTGATGCTCTTGTAACAGCTTCTGGCTTCATACCCATCAGCTCAGTAGCATTCAAATATTGTCACTGA
- the LOC112750125 gene encoding 5-formyltetrahydrofolate cyclo-ligase, mitochondrial isoform X1 produces MLRFRTSGNVDIMVHAAKLVFINHLRTVASPSSCSANLRPPSTSTSTRSMNTSFDPQLHHLFQQKHSLRSKVRTSLKNMDPILKSQQDDAIQRVVLEAPWFKNSSNICAYISCDALREVDTSRIVSNILSNYKTDSYISFSTEEDQGHVQMKKRLYLPRVEDKNSNMKMLKVSSYDDLVLSSMNILEPTLVDSSGNPREDVMQATDPVDLFIVPGLAFDKFGGRLGRSGGYYDMFLKNYQELIKKKNWKQPLLVALSYSLQIIENERIPTTPYDVPVDALVTASGFIPISSVAFKYCH; encoded by the exons ATGCTCCGATTCCGAACAAGTGGCAACGTAGATATCATGGTGCACGCCGCCAAGCTTGTTTTCATCAACCACCTGCGCACCGTAGCATCACCTTCCTCTTGCTCTGCTAATCTGCGCCCTCCCTCTACCTCTACCTCTACCCGCTCCATGAACACCAGCTTCGATCCTCAGCTCCATCACCTTTTCCAGCAGAAGCATTCTCTTCGATCCAAAGTACGCACAAGCCTCAAAAACATGGATCCCATTCTCAAGTCCCAACAAG ATGATGCCATTCAGAGGGTTGTTTTAGAAGCTCCATGGTTCAAGAATAGTAGCAATATATGTGCTTATATAAGTTGTGATGCTTTACGAGAAGTGGATACGTCAAGAATTGTgtcaaatatcttatctaactatAAAACAG ATTCTTACATCTCATTTTCAACTGAAGAGGATCAGGGTCATGTACAGATGAAGAAAAGGCTTTATTTACCACGTGTAGAGGACAAAAATAGCAACATGAAGATGCTTAAGGTATCAAGTTATGATGATCTGGTTCTGAGCTCAATGAACATTTTGGAGCCAACTTTGGTCGATTCCAGTGGGAATCCACGTGAAGATG TTATGCAAGCAACTGATCCAGTTGATTTGTTCATCGTACCAG GccttgcatttgacaaatttggAGGACGTCTGGGCCGCAGTGGTGG TTACTATGATATGTTCCTCAAAAATTACCAAGAGCTCATTAAGAAGAAGAATTGGAAGCAGCCTCTACTTG TTGCGCTGTCATACTCTCTACAAATAATAGAGAATGAGCGAATACCTACCACTCCCTACGATGTTCCTGTTGATGCTCTTGTAACAGCTTCTGGCTTCATACCCATCAGCTCAGTAGCATTCAAATATTGTCACTGA
- the LOC112750125 gene encoding 5-formyltetrahydrofolate cyclo-ligase, mitochondrial isoform X3: MLRFRTSGNVDIMVHAAKLVFINHLRTVASPSSCSANLRPPSTSTSTRSMNTSFDPQLHHLFQQKHSLRSKVRTSLKNMDPILKSQQDDAIQRVVLEAPWFKNSSNICAYISCDALREVDTSRIVSNILSNYKTDSYISFSTEEDQGHVQMKKRLYLPRVEDKNSNMKMLKVSSYDDLVLSSMNILEPTLVDSSGNPREDVMQATDPVDLFIVPGLAFDKFGGRLGRSGGMNSLGLCIFWISSIHNERPY; the protein is encoded by the exons ATGCTCCGATTCCGAACAAGTGGCAACGTAGATATCATGGTGCACGCCGCCAAGCTTGTTTTCATCAACCACCTGCGCACCGTAGCATCACCTTCCTCTTGCTCTGCTAATCTGCGCCCTCCCTCTACCTCTACCTCTACCCGCTCCATGAACACCAGCTTCGATCCTCAGCTCCATCACCTTTTCCAGCAGAAGCATTCTCTTCGATCCAAAGTACGCACAAGCCTCAAAAACATGGATCCCATTCTCAAGTCCCAACAAG ATGATGCCATTCAGAGGGTTGTTTTAGAAGCTCCATGGTTCAAGAATAGTAGCAATATATGTGCTTATATAAGTTGTGATGCTTTACGAGAAGTGGATACGTCAAGAATTGTgtcaaatatcttatctaactatAAAACAG ATTCTTACATCTCATTTTCAACTGAAGAGGATCAGGGTCATGTACAGATGAAGAAAAGGCTTTATTTACCACGTGTAGAGGACAAAAATAGCAACATGAAGATGCTTAAGGTATCAAGTTATGATGATCTGGTTCTGAGCTCAATGAACATTTTGGAGCCAACTTTGGTCGATTCCAGTGGGAATCCACGTGAAGATG TTATGCAAGCAACTGATCCAGTTGATTTGTTCATCGTACCAG GccttgcatttgacaaatttggAGGACGTCTGGGCCGCAGTGGTGG AATGAACAGCTTGGGACTGTGTATCTTCTGGATTTCTTCCATACATAATGAGAGACCATACTAG
- the LOC140179186 gene encoding uncharacterized protein: MVESERLKFFRCKQPQLRVDKYKCLHESLINGDVDAARLGKRIILPSTFIGGPRYAGYPSYFITMTCNPEWDEIKREMTSIGLKAEDRPDILCRVFKIKLDGLIDDLKKGKIFGKILGWFQKRGLLHAHILLFMSNEFKPQTPDDIDKHITADISDENERPNLHGAVQNYMVHGPCELLLKFGCHINVEYTCQTSSLKYLFKYVHKGNDRITATLYNVGDLSEAIQVVDEIRNYYNCRLPFHLEDEQPLVYGETSNVNDIVERVISHKSMFLGWMAANMSYPYARSLTYPEFSTKFVWKDDSSKWFPRKKVFAIGRLTHVPAELTMSDDEIKQLCLMDIDKILHSYGKTLKDYPPMPLATEVDSSLLTERVIREELNFNKNDLKKNASDMLAIATPEQRYAFDKIVTAVYCDEGGFFFVYGHGDTGKIFLWNLMSAEIRSRGDIVLYVASSGIASLLLPNRRTAHSRFKILLNITEDSVCNIKPDSLQAMLPLKAKLIIWDETPMVSRYCYEALDKCLGDIMRCSPTYSKDLPIGGKVVVLGGDFRQILYVIPRGSRQDIVHSTLNSSYLWKFCQVLKLTKNMRLSVGTTASDQDETEQFGE; encoded by the exons ATGGTGGAATCAGAGAGGTTAAAATTCTTTAGGTGTAAACAACCACAGTTGAGGGTTGATAAATACAAATGTCTGCATGAAAGTCTTATAAACGGGGATGTAGATGCTGCAAGGCTTGGCAAAAGAATCATTCTTCCCAGTACTTTTATCGGTGGACCTAG ATATGCAGGATATCCTAGCTATTTTATCACCATGACCTGTAACCCTGAATGGGATGAGATAAAAAGAGAAATGACTTCCATTGGATTGAAGGCAGAAGACCGTCCTGATATATTGTGTCGAGTTTTCAAGATCAAGCTTGATGGTTTGATTGATGACctaaaaaagggaaaaatcttTGGCAAAATTTTGGGAT GGTTTCAAAAGAGAGGGCTTCTGCATGCACATATCCTTTTATTCATGAGTAACGAGTTCAAGCCACAAACACCAGatgacatagacaaacatataacaGCTGATATTTCTGATGAAAATGAAAGGCCAAATCTACATGGAGCTGTTCAAAATTACATGGTACATGGTCCATGTG AATTGTTGCTCAAGTTCGGGTGCCACATAAATGTGGAATACACGTGTCAAACAAGTTCTCTTAAGTATCTGTTTAAGTATGTACACAAGGGTAATGACCGCATAACAGCTACTCTATACAATGTTGGTGATCTGTCAGAAGCCATACAAGTTGTTGATGAAATTAGGAATTACTACAATTGTAG ACTTCCATTCCATTTGGAGGATGAGCAACCTTTGGTTTATGGTGAAACTTCTAATGTGAATGATATCGTCGAAAGAGTAATATCTCACAAGTCCATGTTTTTGGGATGGATGGCGGCGAACATGTCATATCCCTATGCTCGAAGTCTGACTTATCCTGAGTTTTCAACCAAGTTTGTTTGGAAGGACGATTCTTCAAAGTGGTTTCCTCGAAAGAAAGTATTCGCAATTGGAAGGTTGACTCATGTACCTGCAG AGTTAACAATGTCAGACGATGAGATTAAGCAGTTGTGCTTAATGGATATAGACAAGATCTTACATTCCTATGGTAAAACCTTGAAAGACTATCCTCCTATGCCTTTAGCAACTGAAGTTGATAGTTCTTTGTTAACCGAAAGGGTTATTAGGGAAGAGCTAAACTTTAACAAGAATGATTTAAAGAAAAATGCCTCAGACATGTTAGCCATCGCAACACCTGAGCAGAGATATGCATTCGATAAAATTGTTACAGCTGTGTATTGTGATGAAGGGGGTTTTTTCTTTGTGTATGGTCATGGGGATACTGGAAAAATATTTCTCTGGAACCTTATGTCTGCTGAGATTCGCTCAAGGGGTGATATAGTGTTATACGTTGCTTCGAGTGGTATTGCATCTTTACTTCTTCCCAATAGAAGAACAGCACACTCAAGGTTCAAAATACTGCTGAATATAACTGAGGATTCTGTATGTAACATCAAACCTGATTCCCTTCAAGCAATGTTGCCATTGAAAGCCAAACTTATAATTTGGGATGAGACTCCAATGGTTAGTAGGTACTGCTATGAAGCGCTTGATAAATGCTTAGGTGATATCATGAGGTGTTCTCCAACATATAGCAAAGATTTGCCCATTGGAGGAAAAGTGGTTGTACTAGGTGGAGACTTTAGACAAATTCTTTATGTTATTCCACGAGGATCGAGACAAGACATCGTTCATTCAACCCTGAATTCGTCTTACCTTTGGAAGTTTTGTCAGGtgctcaaactaacaaaaaaCATGAGGCTTTCTGTAGGGACGACTGCTTCAGATCAAGATGAGACAGAGCAATTTGGTGAGTGA
- the LOC140179187 gene encoding uncharacterized protein produces MSSKNFFKARTILAPTLDIVEEVNNHLMAIIPGGKKLYLSSDSICMDEENMESQLDLYSPELLNSINCSGLPPHKLILKVGVPVMLQRNINKFSGLCNGTRLQVRKLRNHVIEYEVLTGNNVGHIALIPRMNMVPTNETVSVRFQQRQFPIIVSFAMTINKSQGQTLSHVGLYLLKPVFTHGQLYVALSRVKSKRGLKVLLMNHVGMYANSTINVVYREVFEKIVF; encoded by the coding sequence ATGTCCTCAAAGAATTTTTTCAAAGCAAGAACTATACTGGCTCCCACACTAGACATCGTTGAAGAGGTCAACAACCATCTGATGGCTATCATTCCTGGAGggaaaaaattatatcttagttCGGATTCCATTTGTATGGATGAAGAGAATATGGAGAGTCAACTAGATCTCTATAGTCCTGAATTACTGAATAGCATAAATTGCTCTGGTTTGCCTccacataaattaatactcaaggtTGGTGTTCCGGTGATGTTACAGAGGAATATTAACAAATTCAGTGGTCTTTGTAATGGTACAAGGCTACAAGTTAGGAAGCTTAGAAATCATGTCATAGAATATGAAGTCTTAACGGGTAACAATGTTGGTCATATTGCTTTGATTCCAAGAATGAATATGGTACCAACAAATGAAACCGTCTCAGTTAGATTCCAACAAAGACAGTTTCCCATAATAGTATCGTTTGCCATGACAATTAATAAGTCTCAGGGACAAACTTTATCTCATGTTGGATTGTATTTGCTCAAACCAGTTTTTACACATGGCCAACTATATGTGGCactttcaagagttaagagtaagagaggttTAAAAGTTTTACTTATGAATCACGTAGGAATGTATGCAAATTCAACCATCAATGTTGTTTATAGAGAAGTCTTTGAAAAAATAGTAttctaa